GAAGATTTATTTTCGAGGGATTGTCTCGCAGTTTGCGCTCGATGAAAAGCCGAACGCTGACAGGCTAAACGAAAACCTGCGCATCTCCTGCAAAACAGGCCGCTACTATTCGGTGGACGAATTCATATCGAAACTGGACGCCTCTTTAAGCGCGGGCAAGTACGATGTGGTAATTGTGGATTCGCTGTCGTCGTTTGTGCATTGCAACTTTTCAGACCATGCGGCGGTTGCCGACCTCTTTTGCAAAATAAATGGGCTAAAATCGAAGCACAACTTCGCAATGGTCTTGATCCACCACTTCGACAAGCCGATGTTTTGGAGCAAAAGGATTCACCCCGCAAAGTGGTGCATGGGCGGGAAGGCAATCGGGATTTACGCAAACATAATGTCGGCGCTCGTGGGGACGAAAGAGGAGTCGGTTTTCTCGTTCAGGCATTACAAGCCGTTTGAGGATTCCGAAATTTCGCAGACGCTCATCGCGCAATGCCAAAACGGCAACACAGCTTGGGAAGAGGTGGAAAATGTCTAGGTTCGTGGCACAAAAAACTCCGCAATTTTTTGCGACCATGGAGACGCTTTCGGAAGCCTACAAAGAGTTTTACGAAAGCGAATGCCCCATTGACGCCTTTCCGAGGGCTATCCGCGACGTCGCAAGGACGTATTCCGTTGGCAGAAATCTGCCAATGGAGCTTCTTTGCTTCTGCGCCTGCGGAATTTTAAGCGGCGCTATGGGCAGAGTGTTCAAGACGAAAAACGCAGTAAGCGGCGGATACACGCAAACAGGGAATATCTTTGTCCTCGGCGTGGGCGAAAGCTCCACTGGCAAAAGCGCAAGCATTCGCGCCCTTTTCTCCAACTTGGAAAGAAGGGTTTTGGACGAAATCTTCGAATACAAAAAGGAGCTTGAAAAATTCAAGAAAGCGAAGACAAAGCTCATGCAGGACAAGCTTAACGGCGAGGACAAATTGGGCTTTGACGACGAAATTGCGGACACGCCCAAGCTCCCGAGAAACCCCGACTTCATCGTGAAAAATTCGACGTCGGAAGCCATGATAAAGGCGATGGAAGCAAGCGGCGGCGAAATTTTTTCGGTATGCGAGGAAGCCCGCGACAGCATCTATATTGTGGCGGGCAACTATCGCAAGCAGGGCGACGACACCGAAACTCTAAACAGCGGCTGGTGCGGCGAGCCCATAAAGCACAACCGAATTGTAAACGGGATTTCAAGCGTTCCCAACCCCTGCATTTCCCTGCTTTGGATGGTGCAAAACGACGTCATCGACACCATCGTTTCAAAGAACAAAGGCAGCTTTATCGGCAGCGGGTTTCTTGGAAGATTCCTCTACTGCAAAGGCGCTCCAAAGGCCATTCCAGACTCGAAAGAAATTATCCCGCTCGACGAATCCGCAATTCTCAAATGGGAAAACCTTCTTGCTCAAACCTACCAAACCCGCAAGAAAGGCCTGCCAGTATGGTTTGACACCGACCAAGACGCCTTCGAGTATTTCTGGGACTTCGACGCATTCAACACGGAACTCATGAACGGCAAACTGCGCACGCAGGCTTCTTTGCTTGGCAAGGCAAGGGAAAACGCAATCAGGCTTGCGGTCATTTTCGCGCAGGCTGAAGGCGCGGACCGCATCACCGCCGACATCGCAAAGCGCGCATGCAGGGTTGTGTCGTATTCAATCTGCGTTTCGGTTGTTTTGTTCTCAAGCGGAATGCTTCCAGAAATCGAAAACGACAGGGCAAAAATGGACGCCATGATTCGCCAGAACGACGGCTTCTACAAAAAGATTAGCTTTTTCGACCAGTATTCGAGTTTGCGCAGCGAACGTGTGGAATTTATCGTCCATACGTTCCCTGACCTTTACGAAATCGTCAAAAAAGGCAAAGGAAGATACGTCGTTTTAAAGGATAGACTATCCGACGCAAAACAGGCGCTTGGCATCGAAACCGACGATGACGACGATCTGTTTTAGCAAATAGGGAAAATAGGCAAATAGATAAATAGGCAGAATGTATGAGACCTGCCAGTCGGGGAGAAAATAGGCAAATAGGTAAATAGGTGAAATAGACAAATAGATTGCAATGCGCATAAAACTTGAAATTTAGTTGACTTTCAAACCGACATCTGGTCTCATGCTTTCTTTATCCCGCCCCTGTAGTTCAACGGATAGAACGGGCGTTTCCTAAACGCTAAATCGTGGTTCGATTCCACGTGGGGGCGCGGGTATGTTTTTGTTAAGCAGCATATTGCCATTTTTGCGCTCGCTGCTTTTTTTGTGGGCATAATGCCGTAAGTCCCTAGTAATTGACCTAAAATCTGGCAGAAATCCAGTATATGCCCTTACCATTTTGGCTTAACGATATGCCCCAAATGGAAGAAAAAATTTCCCCACTGGAAGAATTAATATCTATTTACCTATTTGTCTATTTTACCTATTTCCCCTATTTTGCCGGCAGTGGAGTTGCAGCCCGAACGCCCCGAAGGGAACAGGCGGAGGGCGAAACTTCACTTAGGCAAAATCTATTTCTTAAAAACTCTTTTTTATTCCACCTGTTCTATCCCTTGCAGTTTGTCCAACCATTTGGACAAGTTATCGGGTTCTGTGAAATAGTCTATGACGTTAAATTCACAAGGTTGGCGATATGGGTCGAGTTCCATGGTGAAGCCCTCGTCGGTGAAATTAAACCAAGCTCAGTTAGTGAGCAAGTTTTATGCCCCATGAATCCACTGATTGTAAAGCTTTCGGGAGATGTTTGCTATGGCGTGGTGAAGTTGTGAATTTAACCCAATTTCTATTTAACTTCACCAGTGAAATTAGACCTGTGAAGTTGGGGTATTTTCTTTTTCACCCATCGCGCCCGTCTGTGGAGCTGTGAAATTAGGGGGAGATATATACCGTAGGTATATCCCCCAAGTTCACAACTTCACAAGGCGCGAAGGGCGCGGTTGGGAGGCTTCTTTCTTCTCTCCACAACTCACCGCTTCACAGACAGGTTCGCTATGATGCGGAGAAACGGGGAATATGGTGTAATTTCGTTTCTCTGTTTCTCTGGGGAAACGGACAAACGGGGAAACGGGGAATATTATTTTCCCTATCGCACCGTTAGTGGGGAAACGGGGAAACAGGGAGAGTATATATACCATAGGTATATACTCCCGTTTCACCGATTCTCCACAGGTGCGAAAGGTGCGGTAGGCTCATCGAGCTGACGAGATTCTCCATGCACCAAAGCAAAGCCGATTAATGGCTCTATACGAACTCGGGGCGACTTATGAATGTCAAGACTCATATTCGGCAATAGAGCGCCTTTAACGGGTAAAAGACTGCGTTTATTGGCGGGTTAAATTCGGCGTCATATACAGATGGGGGGGGTATCTAAGGAATCTATTAAACGCTGAGGAACGGCAGGGACGTTCGGCAGGGCGTTTTCTCCTTGCGAATGGCATTTTTGAAATGTTCCACTTTTTTTCGTTAAGACAGCCCACAATCCAAGTAAAATAGCGCATTCGCAGGCATTTTTTACAGCGGAAAAACTATGGAAAATGTTCCGTCTTTACGCGGCGCAATCTCCCATTAGCTTAACAACAAGCAACTTGGGAAACGAAAGATTTCCACCCTGCAATTTGCAAACAAAACCAATACGAAATCTTAGGTAAAATTAGGAATACATATTGATAAAATATCACTTCAAAAAGTATCCGCCATTTTTGGGCGCGCCCCTAAATTCGATAAACTCGCTTAACGATTTCAAGTATCGACTAAGCGTTCTGACGGGAATATTCAAGGCCTTTGCAATATCGTTTGTGTTTGCGCCTTGGTTGTTTCGGATAAACTCAAGCACGTCATTTACTCTGCCATTTAGTCTGCCGTTTACTCTGCCACTTTGGCTTGTTTGGTGCAGTTTTAGAGTCTTTAAAATCTCGCCAAGCATAAAATCCACGAATATTCCCGAATCGTTTTTTGCGGAGCTATCGTTAATTGCCTCATAATAATTTTGCTGATTATTATAAACCATTGTTTCCACCGGCAAATATTGAAATAATGGATTGAACTTGGATAAAATTAAAGACTGCCAAAGCCTTCCCATTCTGCCGTTCCCGTCCGCAAACGGGTGTATAAACTCAAATTCATAATGGAACACGCAGCTTTTTATAAGCGGGTGGTCTTCCGAATTTTTCAGCCAATCAAATAAATTTTCTATCAATTCCGAAACCATTTCAGCTGGCGGAGCTATGTGGACGGCTTTATCGTCGTCAAAGACCCCGACGCCGCCCGACCTAAATTTGCCCGCTTCCGAGACGAGAGATTTCATCATTTCGGAATGCGCTTTCAACAGGTCTGATATGGAAAAAGGATCATATTTTTGAAAACTATCGTAAGCTTTAATCGCGTTTTTTACTTCCATAATTTCCCTAAGAGGCGCGACAACTTTTTTTCCGTTTAAAATATCGCTAACTTGCTCCTCGGAAAGATTGTTTCCCTCTATCGCAAGCGAGGAATGAATTGTTTTTATCTTGTTGGATTTTCGCAGTCTTAGGGAGTCCTTTTCCATTAAAATCGAATGCCGTTCTAAGAGCGCGGAAATTTCGGCAATCATAGATATTGCTTTTGCGGACACTGTAAACGGCGGTTTCTTCATACGATTTTAACAAGCAAACATAGTAAGAATTTTCGTTCCCTTTTCAAGACTTTTAACGCCCAAAGTGCCATTTTGGCACTTTAGAAAATCTCTACATGGCACTTTGGAACTTTTAGTAATCTTCTGGAAATAGCATAGTGGTAACGCTTCTGTCCCATTCGGTGATTATCCAGATTTTTTCACCGTCTGGAAGCGTGTATGCGGACAGCAATCTTTCGCCTGTTTTAAGGGCTTGGTCGTTTGCGTCCTTGTCCTCTTGGCAGACATCGCCCCAATCTCCTTGGGCGTGGAGGACAAGATATGGAAGCAATGCAAAGCGGTTCCTTTCACAATGCTCGAATAAATGTGTTGTTGATACGATTTCACCTAGGCGGAACTTTGATTCTATGAATACTCTTTCTTCCATGATTACGCTATGTTGAAGGTCGTTTTGATGTATTCTTTGCCTTTGTCCGTAAGCATTAGGACGGCGTCCCGATGCCCAGACCTTGAAATTATGTAGCCTTTCTTGTTAAGCGAGGACAGCACTCCAGATCGTGTTCTTGCGTTAAGCCCTCGGGCTTTGAGATTGTCCGAAAAGGCGTCAGCCCAAAGTGTGGACTCCACCCCGCTATCGCAGAATTCGTCCTCTATATAGGCTTGCAGGACTATCTTCTCTTTCTCGGTTAGCTTATCCATTGGAGACCTCCTGCACGTCGTCTATTTCAAAGGTTCTGCTTACGTCGATTTCGTTGCTCGTATCGTAGAGGTCGTATTCCCTTTGATTGTCGCTTACCTCTTGGCGGGCTTCGTCGGCATTTTCAGCTTCGATTTCAATCTCGCCAGTTTTGATTGTCGTTACGATGTATGTGTATGTGATTTTGTATGTCTTCATTTTCGCCCTTTGTTGCTTATTGGTTGACTTGCCTGATTGGCGGTTTGTCCATGTTGCTATTATACCATAATTTAAATAAATTTGCAACATTTTTATTTATCTTTTTTATTGCGCACCAACCACTTACATAAATAACCGAGAGCAAAAAAGACGAAAAATAATCTTGAATTTTTTAGCGGGAAATCTGATAGGTTCGAAATCTATATTATTCCGAGTGTATTTTTTGTACCTATAGAAGTTGTACTTTCTTCAATGTTCAAAAAGATATTACAAGTATCACATCCTGAAACGAAGAATTTTTAGGGTAAATATTTTTTATTACAAATCGGCTTTTGGGCATTTTAGGATTGAACGGTTATAAAAAATATTTATCGTGTTGAGCGTTTAAATTTGCTAGGGAATTTCAATGATTATATTCACATAATAAAAGGTGAAATATGTTAAATAAACAGTTGAAAGAATTAAAAGATAGGTTGTGGGCGACGGCGGATCAACTCAGAGCAAACTCCGGTTTGAAGGCCACCGAGTATGCAGAACCAGTGTTAGGTTTGATTTTCCTTAGATTTGCCGACGTGAAATACTCTAAGCATGAAGCAGAGATAATCCGTGAATTTAACAAGCTCAAAGGTTCTCGTATGGGAAGGCCTATTCACGAGATTGCTATTGAAAGATGCGGATATTATCTCCCGAAAGAATCCAGATATAATGAACTCTTGAATTTACCAGATAATGCTAACCTTGCCCAAGCCGTCAAAAATGCAATGATAGCGATTGAAAAGTACACTAAAGAGCTTGAAGATACGCTTCCCAAAGATATTTATTACAATGTAAACACTCAAGAAAATCCGTTGGTACTTT
The Opitutia bacterium KCR 482 genome window above contains:
- a CDS encoding AAA family ATPase, with amino-acid sequence MRIRTISQILAEENESMFSFDDVVIDKNFLSKGQTWVISGATGIGKSVLAMQLSLGLAFGEKTLGLEIFKPAKTLLLHNENPIIDEKIYFRGIVSQFALDEKPNADRLNENLRISCKTGRYYSVDEFISKLDASLSAGKYDVVIVDSLSSFVHCNFSDHAAVADLFCKINGLKSKHNFAMVLIHHFDKPMFWSKRIHPAKWCMGGKAIGIYANIMSALVGTKEESVFSFRHYKPFEDSEISQTLIAQCQNGNTAWEEVENV
- a CDS encoding Fic family protein; amino-acid sequence: MKKPPFTVSAKAISMIAEISALLERHSILMEKDSLRLRKSNKIKTIHSSLAIEGNNLSEEQVSDILNGKKVVAPLREIMEVKNAIKAYDSFQKYDPFSISDLLKAHSEMMKSLVSEAGKFRSGGVGVFDDDKAVHIAPPAEMVSELIENLFDWLKNSEDHPLIKSCVFHYEFEFIHPFADGNGRMGRLWQSLILSKFNPLFQYLPVETMVYNNQQNYYEAINDSSAKNDSGIFVDFMLGEILKTLKLHQTSQSGRVNGRLNGRVNDVLEFIRNNQGANTNDIAKALNIPVRTLSRYLKSLSEFIEFRGAPKNGGYFLK
- a CDS encoding DUF3987 domain-containing protein, with protein sequence METLSEAYKEFYESECPIDAFPRAIRDVARTYSVGRNLPMELLCFCACGILSGAMGRVFKTKNAVSGGYTQTGNIFVLGVGESSTGKSASIRALFSNLERRVLDEIFEYKKELEKFKKAKTKLMQDKLNGEDKLGFDDEIADTPKLPRNPDFIVKNSTSEAMIKAMEASGGEIFSVCEEARDSIYIVAGNYRKQGDDTETLNSGWCGEPIKHNRIVNGISSVPNPCISLLWMVQNDVIDTIVSKNKGSFIGSGFLGRFLYCKGAPKAIPDSKEIIPLDESAILKWENLLAQTYQTRKKGLPVWFDTDQDAFEYFWDFDAFNTELMNGKLRTQASLLGKARENAIRLAVIFAQAEGADRITADIAKRACRVVSYSICVSVVLFSSGMLPEIENDRAKMDAMIRQNDGFYKKISFFDQYSSLRSERVEFIVHTFPDLYEIVKKGKGRYVVLKDRLSDAKQALGIETDDDDDLF